Within the Flavobacterium sp. N502536 genome, the region AAAATTCCCATTCTTATTTAATCAAAGAACTCTTTTTCTTCGTATTGTACCGGCATGATAGAGATCCCTTTTTGCAGCAATAAGTTATTTGGAAAAATAATTTTTTCACCGTCTTTTGTTTTCAGATTAACATGAAAGGCGCTTATATCCTCAATTTCGGCTTCGATCGGAAAGTCTTTATCGTGAATTTTGATGGTATCTCCAATTCGGAAAGGAAAGGAGAAAAACAAAATCATTCCTGAAGTTATATTGCTCAGAATGGACCATTGCGCAAACATAGCCACTCCAATAACTGTAGCAATAGAAGAAACGGTTATGAAAATATCTTTGGTTTCAACACCCCAAATTACAATTAAGCTAATCAGAACCAGTATGTTCATAAGTAAATGAATGTACTTGATGACCAAATTGGTCCGATGTTCTAATAACTGACTTGTGCTGGCATAACGGCGAATTAGTTTCGCAACGATAATGCGCAAGACTACAAGAATAAAAAGTAGAATTACGGTGGTTAAGATTTCCTCGCTATATTCTTTAAAAGAAAACATAAATAAAATTTTACACTAAAGTACTCAAATATTCATAAACTTTTGCGGTCGGCAATCCCATAACATTGGTATAAGAGCCTTCTACTTTTGCAACTGCCATAAAACCAAACCATTCCTGAATACCATAAGCTCCGGCTTTGTCATAAGGTTTGTAATTTTGGATGTAATACAAAATAGCCTCATCAGATAAATCATTGAAAGTAACCTTTGTAATATCGTTCAATAGCGTTGAAGAATGGTTTGTTTTAAAGCAAACCGATGTTATTACTTCATGGGTTGTATTGGATAGCGATCGGATCATTTTAAAGGCTTCTTCAGCATCTTTTGGTTTGCCTAATGCTTTATTCTGATGCCATACAATAGTATCGCTGGTTACTAAAATTTCATTTTCGTTAAGTTCGCCCTCAAATGCATTGGCTTTTAGTTTTGCCAGATAATCGGTTATTTCGACTGCTTTTAATTCAGGTGGGTAGATCTCCTCAATGTCTTTTAACCTAATTTCGAAGTCAAGATCGAGGTCCTTAAAAAACTGTTGCCTGCGAGGCGATCCGGAGGCCAGTATTAAAGTATATTTTTTTAGTTTTTCTTTAAGCATTATACTTGATATTTAGGGTGATAACGAGAATCGATAAAATTCCGAAGAATAAAATGAGTTTTAAAATGCGGCTTAAATGATGAAATTCTTTTGGATGTTTTGCACCAAATATTTTTACAATAAAGTAGAGCAGAGGCGCTAAAACAAAGGCAAAAGCATAAAAAGTAGCAATAAAGAGCTTATTTTCGACAAAATAGGTATTGATGTAAAGCAGACAGGAGATAAAAGGAACGATGGCAAAACCTAACGCTATTTTTGACGCTCTGCTAATTCCGATTGCAATAGGAAGGGTATTCATTCCCTGATTGTAATCACCATTCACATCTTCAATGTCTTTGACTATTTCTCGAATAAAATTGATCATAAAGGCAAATAAAGCATAATCGGTTAAAATCGAGAACATACTCGCCATCTGTGCCTGATTTTCAGAAGTTGTGGCAGGAAAGAGGTCGAAAACCCCGATAATCAATACACTTGCAGAAAGCAGTAACGCGACAACAAAATTCCCCAGTATCATAATTTGCTTTAAAGTGGTCGCATAAAAATAAAGAAGCGAGGCAATCAAAATAAAGAACGAAGCAAACATGGGCCTAAAAATGATATTAGACAATAGGAATCCAATAGCAACACCAGTAATGTTTAGTCCGATATAAATGTTGTAGGCGGTGGTTTCAGAAATTCCTTTACCAATTACAACATCATTGGGCTTGTTGATGCTGTCGGTCGCAACATCATATATATTATTGATGACATAACCCGCTGCAGCCAGTAAAACGGTACTTAAAACCAATAGTCCATATTGCCAGTCGGCCAAAGCTAAAGGGATGTTTTGTTGTTTTAAGAAAGCATAACGAAATAATACCTGCATAAAAGCAAGCATCAGTAGGTTTTTGTATCGAATGAGTTTGAGGAATTTCATTTTTTTGAGGTACTAAGGTTCTGAGGGGCTAGGTTTTTTTTGTGAGATGTAGATTGTAAGATGTTATATGTGAAATGTAATCCGCAATCTATAATCTAAAATCTACAATCTGCAATCTGCAATCATTAATCGTGTTTCCCGCTAAAATGTTCCATCCATTTTCCCTGAACTTTCATTACTTGTTCGATTACATCACGGGCAGCGCCTTTTCCTCCATTTACATGTGAGATGTAACGGCAAATGTTTTTGATCTCCGGGCTGGCATCTTGCGGACAGGTTGGCAAACCTACTAATTTCATTACGTGAAAATCCGGTATGTCGTCACCCATATACAAAACCTGCTCCGGTTTGATGTTGTAAGTATCGGTGTATTCTTTAAAAGTTTCTACTTTATCAGGAGTTCCTAAATGAATGTCTGTAATTCCTAAATTACGCAAACGAACACGGACTCCTTCATTGCTTCCGCCTGAAATAATGCAAACATTATAGCCGCTTTCAACTGCCGCTTTCATTGCATAACCATCACGAATATTCATCGTACGCAGGATCTCTCCTTCATTGGTTACAAAAACCGAACTGTCTGTAAGTACGCCATCAACATCAAAAACAAACGTTGTGATGTCATTCATTATTTCTTTATAATTTTTTGCCATTATGCTGTATAGATTGTGTTAGTATTTTATAAATATTCTTTTGATTTTCATGGGTTAAATACTCCAAATGCGCTTCAATTGTGGTAGAATCTTTGCGTTTTGCAGGTCCCGTTTGTGCATCCGCCGGGGCTAAAGTATTTATTTTTTGAGCAGTTTCCTGAATTAAAGGTTTTAAAACTTCAAAGGGCACCTGATGCTCTTTGCAAATCTCCTGTCCGATTTGATAAAGATGATTGGTGAAATTATTCACAAAAACGGCTGCAACATGCAATGCTTTTCTTTGGCCGGAATTTATGGGATAAACGGCTTGCGAAATGCTTTTGGCAACACTTTCTAGAACGCGATAATCAAAGGTGTTTTCGGCCTCCAGACACATTGGAATGGTGGAGAAATCAACTTCCTTATTTTTTGAAAATGTTTGAAGCGGATAAAAAACACCTTTTCTGTTTTTAGCATCCAAAACATCAAGCGAAGCTGCGCCTGAGGTGTGAACTATAACTCGGTTTTGAAAAGGCAGTTGTTTTGAAACCTCTGAAATCGCATTGTCAGAAACAGCAATGATATAGAGATCAGCTTCAAGGAGGGAGTCAAAATCATTTACAATTTTTTCAAAACTAACTAAAGAAGCAAGAGCTTCTTTTTTTCTGGAAAACACCTGCACAATTTCTACCGCTTCGCTTTTAGAGAAAGCTTTTATCAAATGTTGGGCAACATTTCCGGAACCAATTATTGAAATTCGAATCATAGTGCAAAATTAGCATTATTTTTTTTAAAGAGAATAAACACGATGGAACTTTAGCCATAGATGATACTGATTACAATGATTCTGCTGATTTGTTCAATAAGGTAATACTCTAAATGAAGTTTATAAAAGGAGATGAATCTTTCTTTTTAATCCTATAAACTGTGGTATAAAAAGCAAATTTCTGATGCCGGATTATAGCTTTGTAAAGTTTAGCGTACGCTTTTGCGAAATCAATTTAGTTTGATGGGCTTTTTTAGTTTTTATTAACAAATCACAAATATTGAGAGTCAACATTTTTAAGTACTTTTGTGGCACTTTTATACAATGTAATTCCTTAAAAATGGATAAAAAAATATTCTCTTTTTTGTTTTCTACACGATTAATGGCTGTTCTTTTTTTAACATTCGCAATTGCAATGGGTGTTGGAACTTTTATCGAAAGTAAGTACAACACAGATACAGCCCGAATTTTAATTTACAATACCTGGTGGTTTGAGGCGATAATGGTCTTTTTCCTGATCAATTTCTTCGGAAACATCAAACGTTACCAACTACTAAAAAAAGAAAAATGGGCAACGCTGTTATTGCACCTTGCTTTTATCTTTATTCTTTTGGGAGCTTTTATTACCCGTTATATCAGTTACGAAGGTATGATGCCTATTCGTGAAGGTGCTGCCGAAAATCAAATTTACTCCGATAAAACATTCTTAACGGTTTTTGCAGATGGAGAATACAAAGGCGAAATGAAACGCAGAGTTTTTGAAAAAAACTTATTGTTTTCGCCGGTTACTAACAATGATTTTACGCTTTCCGGAAAATTCGACGAAACTCCTTTTGAAGTGACGTATGTGAATTATATCATGGGAGCTACCGAAACCATAAAACCGGATCCAAAAGGAACTTTATACCTTAAAATGGTAGAAGCAGGATCTGGCGGACGTGAAGAACACTTTTTGAAAGAGGGTGAAGTACAAAACATCCATAACGTACTATTTGCTCTGAACAAACCAACTGCCGGAGCGATCAACATCAATACTACAGGTGAAAAATATACCATTCAAACGCCTTTTGAAGGAGAGTTTATGCGAATGGCTGATAAATTAAAAGGTGCTGTAACCAAAGATAATGTGCAGCCATTGATGATGCGTTCTTTGTACAGTATTGGTGATATTAGAATTGTATTTCCGGATCCTGCTGTCAAGGGAGTAATAGATTATCAATCGAATAACGACTTTAGAGCAAAATCACACCATGATGCTTTGATTGTAAAAGTTAAAGCGGACGGACAGGAAAAAGAAGTAAGACTTTTGGGTTCTAAAGGTAGTGTAGGGGAGCCTCAGACCGTTAAAATCGGAAAAATTGAGTACAGTTTATTCTACGGAAGTAAAGCATATATCTTGCCTTT harbors:
- a CDS encoding mechanosensitive ion channel family protein; amino-acid sequence: MFSFKEYSEEILTTVILLFILVVLRIIVAKLIRRYASTSQLLEHRTNLVIKYIHLLMNILVLISLIVIWGVETKDIFITVSSIATVIGVAMFAQWSILSNITSGMILFFSFPFRIGDTIKIHDKDFPIEAEIEDISAFHVNLKTKDGEKIIFPNNLLLQKGISIMPVQYEEKEFFD
- a CDS encoding Rossmann-like and DUF2520 domain-containing protein; the protein is MIRISIIGSGNVAQHLIKAFSKSEAVEIVQVFSRKKEALASLVSFEKIVNDFDSLLEADLYIIAVSDNAISEVSKQLPFQNRVIVHTSGAASLDVLDAKNRKGVFYPLQTFSKNKEVDFSTIPMCLEAENTFDYRVLESVAKSISQAVYPINSGQRKALHVAAVFVNNFTNHLYQIGQEICKEHQVPFEVLKPLIQETAQKINTLAPADAQTGPAKRKDSTTIEAHLEYLTHENQKNIYKILTQSIQHNGKKL
- a CDS encoding geranylgeranylglycerol-phosphate geranylgeranyltransferase — translated: MKFLKLIRYKNLLMLAFMQVLFRYAFLKQQNIPLALADWQYGLLVLSTVLLAAAGYVINNIYDVATDSINKPNDVVIGKGISETTAYNIYIGLNITGVAIGFLLSNIIFRPMFASFFILIASLLYFYATTLKQIMILGNFVVALLLSASVLIIGVFDLFPATTSENQAQMASMFSILTDYALFAFMINFIREIVKDIEDVNGDYNQGMNTLPIAIGISRASKIALGFAIVPFISCLLYINTYFVENKLFIATFYAFAFVLAPLLYFIVKIFGAKHPKEFHHLSRILKLILFFGILSILVITLNIKYNA
- a CDS encoding Maf-like protein produces the protein MLKEKLKKYTLILASGSPRRQQFFKDLDLDFEIRLKDIEEIYPPELKAVEITDYLAKLKANAFEGELNENEILVTSDTIVWHQNKALGKPKDAEEAFKMIRSLSNTTHEVITSVCFKTNHSSTLLNDITKVTFNDLSDEAILYYIQNYKPYDKAGAYGIQEWFGFMAVAKVEGSYTNVMGLPTAKVYEYLSTLV
- a CDS encoding KdsC family phosphatase, whose protein sequence is MAKNYKEIMNDITTFVFDVDGVLTDSSVFVTNEGEILRTMNIRDGYAMKAAVESGYNVCIISGGSNEGVRVRLRNLGITDIHLGTPDKVETFKEYTDTYNIKPEQVLYMGDDIPDFHVMKLVGLPTCPQDASPEIKNICRYISHVNGGKGAARDVIEQVMKVQGKWMEHFSGKHD